The Longimicrobiales bacterium genome has a segment encoding these proteins:
- a CDS encoding LeuA family protein: MHEQQLIHDWNVAGDAVDYRTLGPVELDDETLRDGLQCPSVQDPPIDAKIELLHLMAALGIHTADIGLPGAGPRAVADVTALAREIASAKLPIAANCAARTVRADIEPIARISQQTGVPIEACTFIGSSPIRQYAEDWTLERMLRATEEAVRFAVGEGLRVMYVTEDTTRARPDVLKQLYTAAINAGATRICLADTVGHATPQGVRQLVRFVRREIVAPSGADIRIDWHGHRDRGFGLANTFTAIEEGVNRVHGTGLGIGERVGNTEMDLLLVNMKLLGLHDHDLARLGEYVDAVSRATGVPIPVSYPVFGADAFRTGTGVHAAAIIKARMKGEDWLADRVYSSVPAADFGRKQIIEISHVSGMSNVRFWLAEHGFDADDEELCRHVFELAKQTDHVLTETEIRTWCREHLTRTTKVTP, translated from the coding sequence GTGCACGAGCAGCAACTGATCCACGACTGGAACGTCGCCGGCGATGCCGTCGACTACCGCACGCTCGGGCCCGTCGAGCTCGACGACGAAACACTGCGCGACGGTCTGCAGTGCCCATCCGTGCAGGACCCGCCCATCGACGCGAAGATCGAGCTGCTCCACTTGATGGCGGCACTCGGTATTCACACCGCCGACATCGGCCTGCCCGGCGCCGGTCCGCGCGCAGTCGCAGACGTGACGGCCCTCGCTCGCGAGATCGCCAGCGCGAAGCTGCCGATCGCTGCGAACTGCGCCGCACGCACGGTCCGCGCCGATATCGAGCCCATCGCACGGATCAGTCAACAGACAGGCGTGCCGATCGAGGCGTGTACGTTCATCGGTTCGTCCCCGATCCGCCAGTATGCCGAGGACTGGACACTCGAGCGAATGCTGCGCGCGACGGAGGAGGCGGTCCGCTTCGCCGTCGGCGAAGGGTTGCGGGTCATGTACGTGACGGAGGATACGACCCGCGCCCGGCCCGACGTCCTGAAGCAGCTCTACACGGCAGCGATCAATGCCGGCGCCACGCGCATCTGCCTGGCCGACACCGTGGGCCATGCGACGCCGCAGGGCGTGCGCCAGCTCGTTCGCTTCGTTCGGCGCGAGATCGTCGCCCCGAGCGGCGCCGACATCCGCATCGACTGGCACGGCCACCGGGACCGCGGCTTCGGACTCGCCAACACCTTCACCGCCATCGAGGAAGGCGTGAACCGCGTGCACGGGACCGGACTCGGCATCGGCGAGCGCGTCGGCAACACCGAGATGGACCTGCTGCTCGTCAACATGAAGCTGCTCGGCCTGCACGACCACGACCTGGCCCGGCTGGGCGAGTACGTCGACGCCGTGTCACGGGCGACAGGCGTGCCGATCCCCGTCAGCTACCCCGTGTTCGGCGCCGACGCGTTCCGCACCGGCACCGGCGTGCACGCAGCCGCCATCATCAAGGCTCGCATGAAGGGCGAGGACTGGCTCGCCGACCGCGTCTACTCCAGCGTGCCGGCTGCCGACTTCGGCCGCAAACAGATCATCGAGATCAGCCACGTCAGCGGCATGTCCAACGTCCGGTTCTGGCTCGCGGAGCACGGATTCGACGCCGACGATGAAGAGCTGTGCAGGCACGTGTTCGAGCTCGCCAAGCAGACCGACCACGTGCTCACCGAAACCGAAATCCGGACCTGGTGCCGCGAGCACCTCACCCGCACGACGAAAGTGACGCCATGA
- a CDS encoding LON peptidase substrate-binding domain-containing protein produces MPTRRTKQVTPSADRLPVLPLRSTVVYPFGVIGVQIGIPSTLEMLSAYPEATLMSAFVVAPGEPDDPFDPKSLEKVGVRVRVSDRLNMPGGTVQATVQGIERIVLSDVVESNGYFTARVEPAMEVPAPDEAAQDLIARILTVLEPLAAEVERVPREVPRILRMNLADPGRFADLVATLTNFTVAGKDQVLQMLDVRDRLQYAYGELDYQLDRVRKLQAEQEAARTAEAEAAERGEPADQQTPADRAQALRRRIKMLQSELGEVDPVEREVIDFLRRIEAADLPARVTAEARTEIERLRTTPTGPDASEIRTYVDWLVHLPWRSTAAPPPQEIDLSRVQQALDEALLGLEEPKERLLDQIAVARLRGDLVGPIPCIVGPPYVGKSSLVRALAEGLGRPLAGLELGGRGESQIVGVRRARAGAEPGKIIAALRDVGVRDPLFHLEQM; encoded by the coding sequence ATGCCGACGCGACGCACCAAGCAGGTGACACCCTCAGCCGACCGGCTCCCGGTCCTTCCACTCCGCTCCACGGTCGTCTACCCGTTCGGCGTCATCGGCGTCCAGATCGGCATCCCCTCCACGCTGGAAATGCTGAGCGCGTACCCGGAGGCCACGCTGATGTCGGCGTTTGTCGTGGCGCCTGGCGAGCCGGACGACCCCTTCGACCCGAAGTCGCTCGAAAAGGTCGGCGTCCGGGTCCGCGTCTCCGACCGGCTGAACATGCCGGGCGGCACGGTGCAGGCGACCGTGCAGGGGATCGAGCGCATCGTGCTGAGCGACGTGGTCGAGTCGAACGGCTACTTCACGGCGCGCGTCGAGCCCGCAATGGAGGTGCCGGCACCCGACGAGGCCGCACAGGACCTGATCGCACGGATCCTCACCGTGCTCGAGCCGCTTGCCGCCGAGGTCGAGCGCGTTCCGCGCGAGGTGCCGCGCATCCTGCGCATGAACCTCGCCGACCCCGGTCGCTTCGCCGACCTCGTCGCGACGCTCACCAACTTCACCGTGGCCGGCAAGGACCAGGTGCTGCAGATGCTCGATGTGCGCGATCGGCTGCAGTACGCATACGGCGAACTCGACTACCAGCTGGACCGCGTGCGCAAGCTGCAGGCGGAGCAGGAGGCCGCGCGGACTGCGGAGGCCGAGGCAGCGGAGCGCGGCGAGCCGGCGGACCAGCAGACACCCGCGGACCGGGCGCAGGCGCTCCGGCGTCGCATCAAGATGCTGCAGTCCGAGCTGGGCGAGGTGGATCCGGTCGAGCGGGAGGTGATCGACTTCCTCCGTCGCATCGAGGCCGCGGACCTGCCGGCGCGCGTGACCGCCGAGGCGCGCACCGAGATCGAGCGGCTGCGCACGACGCCGACCGGTCCCGACGCGAGCGAGATCCGCACGTACGTCGACTGGCTCGTCCACCTGCCGTGGCGCTCGACCGCGGCACCACCGCCCCAGGAGATCGATCTCTCGCGCGTGCAGCAGGCGCTCGATGAGGCGCTGCTCGGACTGGAGGAGCCGAAGGAGCGACTCCTCGACCAGATCGCGGTTGCCCGGCTGCGCGGCGACCTGGTCGGTCCGATCCCCTGCATCGTCGGCCCGCCCTACGTCGGCAAGAGCTCGCTGGTGCGGGCGCTCGCCGAAGGTCTCGGCAGGCCGCTCGCCGGCCTCGAGCTCGGCGGCCGCGGCGAGTCGCAGATCGTCGGCGTGAGGCGGGCACGTGCCGGCGCCGAGCCAGGCAAGATCATCGCCGCGCTGCGCGACGTGGGGGTACGCGATCCGCTCTTCCACCTCGAGCAGATGG
- a CDS encoding SIMPL domain-containing protein (The SIMPL domain is named for its presence in mouse protein SIMPL (signalling molecule that associates with mouse pelle-like kinase). Bacterial member BP26, from Brucella, was shown to assemble into a channel-like structure, while YggE from E. coli has been associated with resistance to oxidative stress.) produces the protein MRRTTLAALLLLAVPAIAAAQQPQERPPRSITVTAYSSVQRAPDRAVIMLAVESQAENAQEAARQNAERMTRVIDALRSAGIPEQRIRTVTYDLQPVYSQPPREPRMEEWQPRIVGYRAINMVRVEVDDVQRTGGVIDAALNAGANRVDGTSFVLRDSDAAYNEALQQAVQKARAQATAAAQAAGQQLGQPLSIQVGGYAPPPPPMPAYRGVAMDAMAASTPVQGGELEIGASVTITFELIGG, from the coding sequence ATGCGCAGGACTACACTCGCGGCGCTGCTGCTGCTGGCGGTGCCGGCCATTGCTGCAGCGCAGCAGCCACAGGAGCGCCCGCCGCGCTCGATCACGGTCACCGCATACTCCAGCGTGCAGCGGGCGCCGGACCGTGCTGTGATCATGCTCGCGGTCGAGAGCCAGGCGGAGAACGCGCAGGAGGCAGCACGCCAGAACGCGGAGCGGATGACACGTGTCATCGATGCGCTGCGCAGCGCCGGCATTCCCGAGCAGCGCATCCGCACCGTGACCTACGACCTGCAGCCGGTCTACTCGCAGCCGCCGCGCGAGCCGCGGATGGAGGAGTGGCAGCCGCGCATCGTCGGGTACCGCGCCATCAACATGGTGCGCGTGGAGGTCGACGACGTACAGCGTACGGGTGGCGTGATCGATGCCGCCCTGAATGCCGGCGCGAACCGCGTCGACGGGACCTCGTTCGTGCTGCGCGATTCCGATGCCGCGTACAACGAGGCGCTGCAGCAGGCGGTACAGAAGGCGCGGGCGCAGGCGACTGCCGCCGCGCAGGCTGCCGGCCAGCAGCTCGGCCAGCCGCTCAGCATCCAGGTGGGTGGCTACGCCCCTCCGCCGCCGCCCATGCCGGCGTACCGCGGTGTAGCAATGGATGCGATGGCCGCCTCGACACCCGTGCAGGGCGGCGAGCTGGAGATCGGCGCAAGTGTCACCATCACCTTCGAGCTGATCGGCGGATGA
- a CDS encoding sugar phosphate nucleotidyltransferase: MKVIIPLAGKGTRLRPHTHVTPKPLLRVGGKPVMSYILDDLKKLGVKEIVFITGHLKETIEEYIRDEYPEFTAHFVEQKVQDGTAGAVRLARPYVDEDVLIIFVDTLFDADLSLVQRLPDDLAGVIWAKEVEDYQRFGVIVTDSDGNMKRIVEKPRDPISRLANIGLYYIRDHELLFKGIEDACGGPRGPGREYYLTDAFQYMIDHGAKIRVEPVQGWYDAGQVDTILETNRHLLENAGRALEPEGGRNVRVHRPVRVAEGVHLENVEIGPNVTVESGSTLRNVKISDSIVGADTTIEDSALQRSLVGDHVKIRAFSGSANVGDHSELLGGD, encoded by the coding sequence GTGAAAGTCATCATCCCGCTGGCCGGCAAAGGCACCCGCCTGCGGCCGCATACGCACGTCACACCCAAGCCGCTGCTGCGGGTCGGCGGGAAGCCGGTGATGAGCTACATCCTCGACGACCTGAAGAAGCTCGGTGTGAAGGAGATCGTCTTCATCACCGGCCACCTGAAGGAGACGATCGAGGAGTACATCCGCGACGAGTACCCGGAGTTCACCGCGCACTTCGTCGAGCAGAAGGTGCAGGACGGCACGGCCGGCGCCGTGCGCCTCGCCCGGCCGTACGTCGACGAGGACGTGCTCATCATCTTCGTCGACACGCTCTTCGACGCGGACCTCTCCCTGGTGCAGCGCCTGCCCGACGACCTGGCCGGGGTGATCTGGGCCAAGGAGGTCGAGGATTACCAGCGCTTCGGCGTGATCGTCACGGACAGCGACGGCAACATGAAGCGCATCGTCGAAAAGCCGCGTGATCCGATCTCCAGGCTCGCCAACATCGGCCTCTACTACATCCGCGACCACGAGCTGCTGTTCAAGGGGATCGAGGACGCGTGCGGCGGCCCCCGCGGCCCGGGCCGCGAGTATTACCTGACTGACGCGTTCCAGTACATGATCGACCACGGCGCAAAGATCCGCGTCGAGCCCGTGCAGGGGTGGTACGACGCCGGCCAGGTCGACACCATCCTGGAAACGAACCGTCACCTGCTGGAGAACGCAGGCCGTGCCCTCGAGCCGGAGGGCGGCAGGAACGTGCGGGTGCACCGTCCCGTCCGCGTGGCGGAGGGGGTGCATCTCGAAAACGTCGAGATCGGCCCGAACGTCACCGTCGAGAGCGGCTCGACACTCCGGAACGTGAAGATTTCCGACTCCATCGTCGGCGCGGACACGACGATCGAGGATTCGGCGCTGCAGCGCTCACTGGTCGGGGATCACGTTAAGATCCGGGCGTTCAGTGGTTCGGCCAATGTGGGGGACCATTCGGAACTGCTCGGCGGCGACTGA
- a CDS encoding EVE domain-containing protein, protein MSSYWAFLADPESYGWDDLVKEKRAVWDGVKNAAAQRNLQRCETGDEVLIYHTAPDKAAIGIARVVKTAYSDPKNDKLVVVDIEPLRELKQRIPLADMKADDVLKEMSFVRMPRVAVQPITNEQWKRVLKLGD, encoded by the coding sequence ATGAGCTCGTACTGGGCTTTCCTCGCCGACCCCGAAAGCTACGGCTGGGACGACCTCGTCAAAGAGAAGCGCGCCGTCTGGGACGGCGTGAAGAACGCAGCCGCACAGCGCAACCTCCAGCGCTGCGAAACGGGCGACGAAGTGCTCATCTACCACACCGCACCGGACAAGGCAGCGATCGGCATCGCACGCGTCGTGAAGACCGCCTACTCCGATCCGAAGAACGACAAGCTGGTCGTCGTCGACATCGAGCCGCTGCGCGAGCTGAAGCAGCGGATTCCGCTCGCTGACATGAAGGCGGACGACGTGCTCAAGGAGATGTCGTTCGTGCGGATGCCGCGCGTCGCAGTGCAGCCGATCACGAACGAGCAGTGGAAGCGTGTCCTGAAGCTCGGCGACTGA
- a CDS encoding M20/M25/M40 family metallo-hydrolase: MANRTVNLQNLAASEPVARARAMLRERAAAVVDEMRELVAVPAPPFGEGQRAAWYAARLEAAGYEPACDELHNLIAARGALDGCVAVVAHLDTVFPADTPLTPQERDGRIHAPGISDNVRGLAAVLALARVFAETDLELERTVAFVASVGEEAAGDLRGMKHLFRDDGPLRRAAAVIAVDGTGLRRIVHRAVGSIRMRVTVRGTGGHSWADYGIPNPLHALNAAMARLASMPLPSRPRTTLTVARMQGGTSINAIPADAWAELDIRSEDDAVLRRMDEAVHTVMTEETRAARVGRHGLDVEFQRIGARPAGITAADHPLVRAARAATRAIGERPELIASSTDANVPISLGIPGIAIGAGGESGGMHTLEEWYSDEGGAEGLERLLLTVVGAAAS, translated from the coding sequence ATGGCGAACAGGACAGTGAATCTGCAGAACCTCGCGGCGAGCGAGCCGGTTGCGCGTGCACGGGCGATGCTGCGCGAGCGGGCGGCCGCGGTCGTGGACGAGATGCGCGAGCTGGTTGCCGTGCCCGCACCGCCGTTCGGCGAGGGGCAGCGTGCGGCCTGGTATGCGGCGCGCCTGGAGGCGGCCGGCTACGAGCCCGCCTGTGACGAGCTGCACAACCTGATCGCGGCACGGGGGGCGCTCGACGGCTGCGTCGCCGTCGTGGCGCACCTGGACACCGTGTTCCCCGCGGACACACCGCTCACGCCCCAGGAGCGTGACGGCCGCATCCATGCGCCCGGCATCTCCGACAACGTACGCGGCCTGGCTGCGGTGCTCGCACTGGCGAGGGTGTTCGCCGAGACCGACCTCGAGCTGGAACGCACCGTGGCCTTCGTCGCCTCCGTGGGTGAGGAGGCGGCGGGCGACCTGCGCGGGATGAAGCACCTGTTCCGCGACGATGGCCCACTGCGTCGCGCCGCCGCTGTCATAGCGGTCGACGGTACCGGCCTCCGGCGCATCGTGCACCGTGCCGTCGGCTCGATCCGCATGCGTGTCACCGTACGGGGTACCGGCGGCCACTCCTGGGCCGACTACGGCATTCCCAACCCGCTGCACGCACTCAATGCCGCGATGGCGCGGCTCGCGTCCATGCCGCTCCCCTCGCGTCCGCGCACGACGCTCACGGTCGCCCGGATGCAGGGGGGCACCAGCATCAACGCGATCCCCGCTGACGCCTGGGCGGAGCTCGACATCCGGAGCGAGGACGATGCGGTGCTGCGCAGGATGGATGAGGCGGTGCACACCGTGATGACGGAAGAGACGCGCGCCGCGCGCGTCGGCCGTCACGGCCTGGACGTCGAGTTCCAGCGCATCGGCGCCCGGCCCGCCGGCATCACTGCCGCCGACCACCCGCTCGTCCGTGCCGCCCGCGCCGCAACCCGCGCGATCGGCGAGCGCCCGGAGCTGATCGCATCCTCCACGGATGCCAACGTGCCCATCTCGCTCGGCATCCCCGGCATCGCGATCGGCGCCGGTGGCGAGTCCGGCGGCATGCATACACTGGAGGAGTGGTACAGCGATGAAGGCGGAGCGGAGGGCCTGGAGCGGCTGCTGCTGACCGTCGTCGGTGCGGCTGCATCTTAG
- a CDS encoding response regulator: MPRRILVADDEPLTAEMITLMLAFTGYEVTHALDGAEALTRAREFEPDVVLLDVMMPGRLGHSVSNELRKDPQFSDTVVVLFSCVDEHDVPWRESGADAFLQKPISIRDLPRIIEDLRNRKMKERAEPRTTELSTD; the protein is encoded by the coding sequence ATGCCAAGGCGCATTCTGGTCGCGGACGACGAACCGCTGACCGCCGAGATGATCACGCTGATGCTGGCGTTTACAGGATACGAAGTGACGCACGCGCTGGATGGGGCCGAGGCACTGACGCGAGCGCGCGAGTTCGAGCCGGACGTTGTGCTGCTGGACGTGATGATGCCCGGCCGGCTGGGTCACTCCGTCTCCAACGAGCTGCGCAAGGACCCGCAGTTCAGCGACACGGTGGTCGTGCTGTTCAGCTGTGTCGACGAGCACGACGTTCCCTGGCGGGAGTCAGGGGCCGACGCGTTCCTTCAGAAGCCGATCAGCATTCGTGATCTGCCACGGATCATCGAGGATCTGAGAAACCGGAAGATGAAGGAGAGGGCAGAACCGAGGACCACGGAGCTGTCGACTGATTGA